From Mustelus asterias chromosome 19, sMusAst1.hap1.1, whole genome shotgun sequence, one genomic window encodes:
- the LOC144508084 gene encoding proline and serine-rich protein 2-like gives MPVELSYSEMDCDVSPRSKLHGIERMGSEDSGFGSRSRNSNLDDDFMNYMSHEEQECILFFETTLDSLKDDFEESSSVCSVKSEDPSTPTQIHSGNEEIIDLVVARPQASERVAHYENVLPVEKDIGEPQKEEVRANQEKMQLMPPERPRPTINAAQFLKQRSFERTPPESEIEPARAFYNLAKPPGSVPTPMVIAQKIAEKKAGNGITSPVSPAESKRFTYENDQMNSTSPTEGQEFHYRNAKLQRFPSNISISMASREYNNTITKAAVKVQERKAQVLANLGGTSLLVAELDDQQQKAKPRRSLSFKEAVSIQTRDEALSKLGLVEESDETDSNSSDGFKSKVRNSTSAQSMKVPSVTNGTHAAGPLPVTPPLKAPSPKPEPKEIPHPSTKLNMSGIHRSRSIQKPSGFRSQGVTVQFSGRGSTDESRKEALRKLGLLRINEVQ, from the exons ATGCCAGTTGAGTTGAGTTATTCCGAGATGGACTGCGATGTTTCACCCAGGAGCAAGCTGCACGGCATTGAGAGAATGGGAAGTGAAGACAGTGGATTTGGTTCAAGGTCCAGAAACTCGAATTTG GATGACGACTTCATGAATTATATGTCTCACGAGGAACAGGAATGCATTCTGTTCTTTGAGACAACTCTGGACTCCCTGAAGGATGATTTTGAGGAAAGTAGTTCTGTTTGCAGTGTCAAAAGTGAAGATCCAAGCACACCAACGCAGATTCACTCAGGGAATGAAGAAATCATTGACCTGGTGGTGGCCCGACCTCAGGCATCAGAACGTGTAGCTCATTATGAAAATGTGCTTCCAG TTGAGAAAGACATTGGTGAACCTCAGAAAGAGGAGGTTCGGGCGAATCAAGAAAAAATGCAGCTGATGCCACCAGAGCGTCCACGTCCCACGATCAATGCAGCACAGTTTCTAAAACAACGAAGCTTTGAGAGAACCCCACCTGAATCTGAAATCGAACCGGCCAGAGCCTTCTACAACCTGGCAAAGCCACCTGGATCAGTGCCAACGCCAATGGTTATCGCACAGAAGATTGCAGAGAAAAAAGCTGGGAATGGGATAACATCGCCTGTGTCCCCAGCAGAAAGCAAACGCTTCACTTACGAGAACGACCAGATGAACTCGACTTCTCCAACTGAAGGTCAGGAGTTTCATTACAGAAATGCGAAGCTCCAAAGGTTTCCATCCAACATTAGCATTTCGATGGCAAGCAGGGAATacaacaacaccatcaccaagGCAGCGGTCAAAGTGCAAGAACGCAAAGCACAAGTGTTGGCCAACCTGGGTGGCACAAGCCTCCTTGTTGCTGAGTTAGATGACCAGCAACAGAAAGCTAAACCAAGAAGGAGTTTGTCTTTCAAAGAAGCAGTTTCCATCCAAACAAGGGACGAGGCGCTATCAAAACTCGGGCTGGTGGAAGAATCTGACGAGACGGATTCAAATAGTTCCGATGGCTTCAAATCAAAGGTCAGAAATTCAACCTCTGCTCAGTCAATGAAGGTGCCATCTGTAACCAATGGCACTCATGCAGCTGGACCTCTTCCTGTTACACCACCTCTGAAAGCTCCCAGTCCCAAACCTGAACCTAAAGAGATTCCTCATCCGAGCACAAAATTAAATATGTCTGGAATACACAGGTCACGGTCCATTCAAAAACCATCAGGATTCAGGTCTCAAGGAGTAACAGTCCAGTTCTCCGGCCGTGGCTCAACAGATGAATCTCGCAAAGAAGCGTTACGGAAATTGGGTCTGCTGAGGATCAATGAAGTTCAgtga